In a single window of the Rhodamnia argentea isolate NSW1041297 chromosome 2, ASM2092103v1, whole genome shotgun sequence genome:
- the LOC115737567 gene encoding pentatricopeptide repeat-containing protein At5g14770, mitochondrial gives MAMRHFRNRSNTLLVRRFTSPLSPPPPNLLRGRDNRHLAPSNPGPSGNVSVPLIRSHYTMIPPSKSRLYASFFCTLIHLFLTCGRYAKAVDAFASMRSRGIVPGLASWNRLIHGFNASGLLSHVGLLYSEMIDCGVAPNIFTKNVVVHALCKSGDVNSALGLLWNDADVDTVTYNTVMWGFCRLGLARDGFGLCSAMVRSGISLDSFTCNILVKGFCDIGMVEYAEWVSENLVSGGISRDVIGLNILIGGYCKRGDVSCGLELMDAMKGQGLLADIISYNTLINGLCRVGDFVKANGLIEEISRISATQDGEGCGDLQANLITYTTLISSYCKNKSLDEAFSLYEEAVMSGFLPDAVTYGSIVNGLCKCSRLSEAGVLLGEIEDMGIDHNHIVFTTLIDSNLKNRKYADALALVSQMIVRGIVFDVVVYTSLMDGLFKLGNVEEAEKLFRTIMNDGLVPNYITYSALINNWSKLGYMDIIERTLEKLENENIAPNIRTYTSIICGYIKKGMFDGAVSIKTKMDRLKIFPNIYTYAALIDGFFKGGRQEVALGLYSEMKRRGLEENEFVVDAIVNNLKREGKMEEAEELLKDVVSRGLLLDRVNYTSWMDGLFKVGKESDAFKLSQEMMEKDVGLDVVAYNVLIKGLLKLGKNELEPVFAEMREIGLTPDHATYNTVIKACIEKRNLDNALELWNDMEISGLTPNLITYNILVKGLCEAGLIEKAIYVVNKMRIHGLCPTFTMYRALLDESSKGRRADVVLQMHERLLGMGLELNQAVCNYLIITFCRLGMTKRATSVLEDMRKKGIPCDIVTYNALILGYCKGSHLNKAFALYSQLLVEGVSPNSVTYNTLMGGLTSDGLMREADELFGEMKRKGLLPDAMTYNTLITGHGKVGNRKEYMRLYCEMITKGFVPKTSTYNVLISDFSQVGKMEQARELMKEMQARGVSPNSATYDILICGWCQLSNKLGLDKVSKRSYKAEAKRLLTEMDEKGFIPCESTLSHIGFTFSKRGKHVDAERYLAELYKRRSMD, from the coding sequence ATGGCGATGAGGCACTTCAGAAACCGATCCAACACCCTGCTCGTTCGTCGCTTCAcctctcccctctctcctcCGCCGCCCAATCTCCTCCGCGGCCGCGACAACCGCCATTTGGCCCCCTCCAATCCCGGTCCCTCCGGCAACGTCTCAGTCCCGCTTATTCGCAGTCACTACACGATGATCCCGCCTTCCAAGTCGCGCCTCTACGCCTCCTTCTTCTGCACCCTCATACACCTCTTCTTGACCTGCGGTAGGTACGCCAAAGCCGTGGACGCCTTCGCCTCGATGCGGAGCCGCGGGATCGTTCCCGGCTTGGCCTCGTGGAACCGGCTCATCCACGGGTTCAATGCCTCCGGTTTGCTCTCTCACGTAGGGCTTCTCTACTCGGAGATGATCGACTGCGGCGTTGCTCCTAATATCTTCACTAAGAATGTGGTGGTCCACGCTCTCTGCAAATCGGGGGACGTGAATTCGGCCCTTGGGTTGCTTTGGAACGACGCGGATGTTGATACGGTGACTTATAATACGGTCATGTGGGGATTCTGTAGGCTAGGTTTGGCGAGGGATGGTTTTGGGTTGTGCTCGGCTATGGTGAGGAGCGGAATTAGTCTTGATTCTTTTACTTGCAATATATTGGTGAAGGGATTTTGTGATATTGGGATGGTAGAGTATGCCGAATGGGTCTCGGAAAATTTGGTTAGTGGGGGGATTAGCAGGGATGTGATAGGTCTGAACATTTTAATTGGTGGGTATTGCAAACGAGGTGATGTGAGTTGTGGACTCGAGTTAATGGATGCGATGAAAGGGCAGGGTTTGTTGGCCGATATTATTAGTTATAATACTTTGATCAATGGGTTATGCAGAGTTGGTGATTTTGTTAAGGCTAACGGACTTATTGAAGAAATTTCTAGGATTAGTGCTACACAAGATGGAGAGGGTTGTGGGGATTTGCAAGCAAACCTCATTACGTACACTACACTCATAAGTTCGTACTGTAAGAATAAGAGCCTCGATGAAGCATTCTCCTTGTATGAGGAGGCGGTCATGAGTGGGTTTTTGCCTGATGCTGTTACTTATGGTTCGATCGTTAATGGCCTCTGCAAATGCAGTAGATTGAGCGAAGCAGGGGTGCTCTTAGGGGAGATTGAGGATATGGGGATAGATCATAATCATATTGTGTTTACTACTTTGATTGactctaatttgaaaaataggaaatatgCAGATGCTCTTGCACTTGTGAGCCAAATGATAGTTCGTGGGATAGTTTTTGACGTTGTTGTGTATACTTCTTTGATGGATGGACTCTTTAAGTTAGGAAATGTCGAGGAGGCAGAGAAGTTGTTTAGGACTATCATGAATGACGGTCTAGTTCCTAATTACATCACCTATTCTGCACTGATCAACAACTGGTCCAAATTAGGCTATATGGATATAATAGAACGGACACTAGAAAAGCTCGAGAATGAAAATATTGCACCAAATATCAGGACATATACTTCCATTATATGCGGCTACATTAAGAAAGGCATGTTTGATGGAGCTGTCAGTATCAAGACGAAGATGGATCGGCTAAAAATATTTCCAAACATATATACTTATGCTGCTCTAATTGACGGCTTCTTTAAAGGAGGTAGACAAGAGGTTGCTCTTGGTCTTTACagtgaaatgaaaagaagaggtTTGGAAGAAAATGAGTTTGTAGTTGATGCTATTGTGAACAACTTGAAAAGGGAAGGAAAGATGGAGGAAGCTGAAGAGCTCCTTAAAGATGTTGTATCTAGAGGTCTATTGCTTGATCGAGTGAATTATACATCTTGGATGGATGGCTTGTTCAAGGTAGGGAAGGAGTCAGATGCATTCAAGCTCTCTCAGGAAATGATGGAAAAAGATGTTGGATTGGATGTTGTTGCATATAATGTGTTAATCAAAGGTCTTTTGAAGCTTGGCAAAAATGAACTGGAACCTGTGTTTGCTGAAATGAGAGAGATTGGTTTGACTCCGGACCATGCTACATACAATACGGTGATAAAAGCATGTATTGAGAAAAGGAACTTGGATAATGCTCTCGAACTTTGGAATGACATGGAGATCTCTGGGTTAACTCCGAACCTGATCACATATAACATTCTCGTGAAGGGACTCTGTGAAGCTGGTCTGATAGAAAAAGCAATCTACGTGGTCAACAAGATGCGCATCCACGGCTTATGCCCTACCTTCACTATGTATAGGGCTTTGCTAGATGAATCCTCAAAAGGCAGGAGGGCCGATGTAGTTTTGCAAATGCACGAGAGACTTTTAGGAATGGGGCTTGAACTCAACCAGGCAGTGTGCAACTATCTCATAATTACATTTTGCAGGCTTGGGATGACCAAGAGAGCCACTTCGGTTTTGGAAGATATGAGGAAAAAGGGGATCCCGTGTGATATAGTTACATACAATGCTTTGATCCTTGGGTATTGCAAGGGAAGCCATCTGAATAAAGCTTTTGCTTTATACTCTCAGTTGTTGGTTGAAGGGGTTTCTCCAAATAGTGTGACATATAATACTCTTATGGGTGGTCTGACTTCTGATGGTTTAATGAGAGAAGCAGATGAATTATTCGGCGAAATGAAGAGAAAAGGCTTACTTCCTGATGCTATGACATACAATACGTTGATTACTGGCCATGGTAAAGTTGGAAACAGAAAGGAGTACATGAGACTCTATTGTGAGATGATAACTAAAGGCTTTGTTCCAAAAACCAGCACTTATAATGTGCTTATTAGTGATTTTTCTCAGGTGGGGAAAATGGAACAGGCTAGAGAGCTGATGAAAGAGATGCAAGCGAGGGGTGTGTCGCCTAACTCTGCAACCTACGATATTCTAATTTGTGGTTGGTGCCAGCTCTCCAATAAGCTGGGGCTGGATAAAGTGTCCAAAAGGTCATACAAGGCGGAGGCGAAAAGACTACTAACTGAGATGGATGAGAAAGGATTCATTCCATGTGAAAGTACCCTCTCCCATATCGGTTTTACCTTTTCAAAACGTGGGAAACATGTTGATGCTGAAAGGTATTTGGCAGAATTGTACAAAAGGAGAAGTATGGATTGA
- the LOC115737569 gene encoding LOW QUALITY PROTEIN: inactive protein kinase SELMODRAFT_444075 (The sequence of the model RefSeq protein was modified relative to this genomic sequence to represent the inferred CDS: deleted 1 base in 1 codon): MSREQKRGKLEKGNGDVAEKVVVAVKASKEIPKTALEWALTHVVQPGDCITLLVVVSSQSSGRKLWGFPRFAGDCASGQRKSHLGSSAEQKIDLTDSCSQMILQLHDVYDPNKINVKIKVISGSPCGAVAAEAKKAHASWVVLDKQLKPEEKRCMEELQCNIVVMKRSQAKVLRLNLTGLPKKETEAHPPPSELDEASDKRCKIQHEDPNSVRGPVVTPASSPELGTPFTSTEAGTSSVSSSDPGTSPFFISEVNAGIKKNVPHAVKETRDVDECSSSDSDSENLSLASTSLRFQPWMAELLGSNCHDSVHFGQNFQRSNDTMQALMTKDMPSKFARSNEDDLIQLPDYGDDMDIGGNLREAISLSRNMPSGPPPLCSICQNKSPVFGKPPRWFSYADLELATGGFSQANFLAEGGYGSVHRGVLPDGQIVAVKQHKLASSQGDHEFCSEVEVLSCAQHRNVVMLIGFCIEDQRRLLVYEYICNSSLDSHLYGRHQEPLEWSARQKIAVGAARGLRYLHEECRVGCIVHRDMRPNNILITHDFEPLVGDFGLARWQPDGRTGVETRVIGTFGYLAPEYAQSGQITEKADVYSFGVVLVELVTGRKAVDVDRPKGQQFLTEWARPLLEEYAIDQLIDPRLGNHYSEQEVCCMLHAASLCIRRDPHSRPRMSQVLRILEGDMLVNANYMSTPGSDAGSRSGRIWAEQQHGSRSLLNEATEAFSGQLCRKTHRLSIKELEMAGTISCEDEI, encoded by the exons ATGAGTAGAGAACAGAAGAGAGGGAAGCTGGAAAAGGGCAACGGGGATGTTGCTGAAAAGGTCGTGGTTGCTGTTAAGGCATCGAAGGAGATTCCGAAGACAGCACTCGAGTGGGCTTTGACTCATGTTGTTCAACCTGGGGATTGCATTACCCTGCTGGTTGTGGTTTCTTCCCAAAGTTCAG GACGAAAGTTATGGGGTTTCCCAAGGTTTGCAGGGGACTGTGCCAGTGGGCAGCGGAAGTCCCATTTAGGGTCAAGTGCAGAGCAGAAGATTGATCTAACGGATTCCTGCTCCCAAATGATCCTGCAGCTCCATGATGTGTACGATCCGAATAAG ATAAACGTCAAGATAAAAGTTATCTCTGGATCACCGTGTGGAGCAGTGGCTGCGGAGGCAAAGAAAGCTCATGCAAGTTGGGTTGTATTGGACAA ACAGCTAAAACCTGAGGAAAAGCGATGCATGGAAGAGCTACAATGCAACATTGTTGTAATGAAACGGTCTCAGGCGAAAGTTCTTCGCTTGAACTTGACAGGATTGCCCAAAAAGGAAACTGAAGCTCATCCGCCACCATCTGAGCTGGATGAAGCGTCTGATAAACGTTGCAAAATTCAGCATGAAGACCCGAATTCTGTCCGTGGACCAGTCGTCACTCCAGCTAGTAGTCCAGAGTTGGGGACGCCATTCACTTCTACTGAAGCTGGAACTTCATCAGTGTCGAGCTCTGACCCAGGAACTTCACCCTTTTTCATTTCAGAGGTGAATGCAGGCATAAAAAAGAATGTGCCTCATGCGGTGAAGGAAACCAGGGATGTCGATGAATGTAGTAGCTCAGACTCTGACAGTGAAAATTTATCTCTAGCTTCAACGAGCTTGAGGTTTCAACCATGGATGGCGGAATTGCTTGGTTCTAATTGTCACGATTCTGTTCATTTTGGACAAAACTTTCAGAGATCTAATGACACAATGCAAGCATTAATGACCAAGGATATGCCAAGTAAGTTTGCTAGAAGCAATGAAGATGATCTGATTCAATTGCCGGATTATGGGGATGATATGGACATAGGCGGAAATTTGAGAGAAGCAATCTCACTTTCCAGAAATATGCCCAGTGGCCCTCCTCCACTATGCTCAATATGTCAAAACAAGTCTCCTGTTTTCGGGAAACCGCCAAGATGGTTCAGCTATGCTGATCTAGAGCTTGCAACTGGTGGTTTTTCACAGGCCAATTTCTTGGCTGAAGGTGGTTATGGATCTGTTCATAGAGGGGTACTTCCAGACGGTCAGATAGTTGCTGTCAAGCAACACAAATTGGCTAGTTCTCAGGGTGATCACGAGTTCTGCTCAGAGGTTGAAGTCCTCAGCTGTGCTCAGCACCGAAACGTTGTAATGCTGATTGGGTTCTGTATAGAGGACCAAAGAAGATTACTGGTGTACGAGTATATTTGCAACAGTTCCCTGGATTCACATCTCTACG gaCGTCATCAAGAGCCATTAGAGTGGTCAGCACGGCAAAAGATTGCTGTTGGGGCCGCTCGAGGTCTGCGATATCTTCATGAAGAGTGCAGAGTGGGTTGTATTGTCCATCGTGATATGCGTCCAAATAACATCCTCATAactcatgattttgaaccatTG GTAGGGGATTTTGGCCTCGCTCGGTGGCAGCCTGATGGACGCACTGGTGTTGAAACAAGAGTAATTGGAACTTTTGG ATATCTAGCTCCTGAATATGCTCAAAGTGGACAAATCACAGAGAAAGCTGATGTATATTCATTCGGGGTGGTGTTGGTGGAGCTTGTTACTGGGAGAAAAGCTGTGGACGTTGATCGGCCCAAGGGTCAGCAGTTTTTAACTGAGTGG GCTCGACCACTGTTGGAAGAATATGCAATTGATCAGCTGATAGATCCACGATTGGGAAATCACTATTCCGAGCAAGAGGTTTGCTGCATGCTCCATGCTGCATCGCTATGTATACGGCGTGATCCTCATTCTAGGCCTCGCATGTCACAG GTGCTGCGCATTCTTGAAGGTGACATGCTTGTCAACGCCAATTACATGTCGACTCCGGGGTCTGATGCGGGAAGCCGGAGCGGACGAATTTGGGCAGAGCAGCAG CACGGCAGCCGTTCCTTACTGAACGAGGCAACCGAAGCATTTAGCGGGCAGCTGTGCCGCAAAACACACAGGCTTTCTATTAAGGAGCTGGAGATGGCCGGGACGATATCTTGTGAAGATGAGATATGA
- the LOC115737571 gene encoding protein WHI4, whose amino-acid sequence MSHQPYDPYYLAVAPPMPDYGATFAGGEKGLINTLFVSGLPDDVKAREIHNLFRRRPGFDSCQLKYTGRGNQVVAFATFFNHQSAIAALHTLNGVKFDPQTGSTLHIELARSNSRRKRKPGSGPYVVIDNRSNEASNAQEPSSNDDGDSESEDPSEDDNHESGNEDDSETAKSGETPGADGTAEAENSEKPVDGNVNPCSTLFIANLGPNCTEEELTQALSRYAGFKMVKLRGRSGMPVAFADFEEIEQASKAMEELQGSELASSDRGGMNMEYARSKMRKH is encoded by the exons ATGTCGCACCAGCCGTACGATCCCTACTACCTGGCGGTTGCGCCTCCGATGCCGGACTACGGCGCGACCTTCGCCGGGGGCGAAAAGGGGCTGATCAACACGCTCTTCGTCTCCGGACTCCCCGACGACGTGAAGGCGCGCGAGATTCACAACCTCTTCCGCCGTCGCCCTGGGTTCGACTCCTGCCAGCTCAAGTACACCGGCCGTGGCAATCAG GTGGTTGCTTTTGCTACATTCTTCAACCATCAATCAGCAATAGCAGCATTGCACACCTTAAAT GGCGTCAAATTCGATCCTCAAACTGGATCCACTTTGCATATTGAGCTAGCCAGATCAAATTCAAGGCGAAAACGTAAACCAG GGAGTGGACCTTATGTCGTTATAGATAATAGAAGTAATGAGGCATCAAATGCGCAGGAACCTTCAAGCAATGATGATG GAGACTCTGAATCAGAGGATCCATCTGAGGATGATAATCATGAATCTGGCAACGAGGATGATTCAGAGACTGCAAAAAG CGGTGAGACACCAGGTGCTGATGGCACTGCAGAAGCTGAGAAT TCAGAGAAGCCCGTGGATGGGAATGTCAACCCATGTTCAACTTTGTTTATTGCGAACCTGGGTCCAAATTGCACGGAGGAAGAACTGACGCAGGCTCTCTCCCG ATATGCTGGATTCAAGATGGTTAAACTACGTGGCCGAAGCGGAATGCCGGTTGCGTTTGCTGATTTTGAG GAAATCGAGCAAGCTAGTAAGGCGATGGAGGAGCTTCAGGGTAGCGAGTTAGCATCGTCAGACCGAGGCGGCATGAACATGGA ATATGCGAGGTCCAAAATGAGGAAGCATTAG
- the LOC115737573 gene encoding PRA1 family protein F2-like: MTTYGTIPTSSASSAPANLEFISRAKERIKSGLAERRPWKLMLDIRSLRLPSSFPDALSRVRTNLSFFRTNYAMVFLFILFLSLLWHPISLIVFIVMMAAWLFLYFLRDEPLAVFGRTIDDRVVLAVMSVLTIVFLLLTHATVNILVAILIGAVVVVLHAAMRKTDDLSADEEAAGTRGLMGSVGSPSS; the protein is encoded by the coding sequence ATGACCACGTACGGCACAATCCcgacctcctccgcctcctcggCGCCGGCCAACCTCGAGTTCATCTCCCGCGCGAAGGAGCGGATCAAGTCCGGCCTCGCCGAGCGCCGCCCGTGGAAGCTCATGCTCGACATCCGCTCCCTCAGGCTCCCCTCCAGCTTCCCCGACGCCCTCTCCAGAGTGCGGACCAACCTCTCCTTCTTCCGCACCAACTACGCCATGGTCTTCCTCTTCATCCTCTTCCTCAGCCTCCTCTGGCACCCGATCTCGCTCATCGTCTTCATCGTCATGATGGCCGCGTGGCTCTTCCTCTACTTCCTCCGGGACGAGCCCCTcgcggtgttcggccgcacgaTCGACGACCGCGTGGTCCTGGCCGTGATGTCGGTGCTGACGATCGTGTTCCTGCTGCTGACGCACGCGACGGTGAACATCCTGGTGGCGATCCTGATCGGGGCCGTCGTGGTGGTGCTGCACGCGGCGATGAGGAAGACGGACGACCTGTCCGCGGACGAGGAAGCCGCGGGGACGCGTGGGTTGATGGGGAGCGTCGGATCTCCGTCTTCGTGA